The proteins below are encoded in one region of Streptomyces ficellus:
- a CDS encoding response regulator, producing the protein MAEAPIRVLLVDDHQVVRRGLRTFLEIQADIEVVGEAGDGAEGVARAEELRPDVVLMDVKMPGMDGIEALRKLRELANPAKVLIVTSFTEQRTVIPALRAGASGYVYKDVDPDALAGAIRSVHAGHVLLQPEVATALLSQEESNNGTGRGGTLTEREREVLGLIADGRSNREIARALVLSEKTVKTHVSNILMKLDLADRTQAALWAVRHGLTG; encoded by the coding sequence GTGGCTGAAGCCCCGATCCGTGTCCTGCTGGTCGACGACCACCAAGTCGTCCGCCGCGGGCTGCGCACGTTCCTGGAGATCCAGGCCGACATCGAGGTCGTGGGGGAGGCGGGCGACGGCGCCGAGGGCGTGGCCCGCGCCGAGGAGCTCCGCCCCGACGTCGTCCTCATGGACGTCAAGATGCCCGGCATGGACGGCATCGAGGCCCTGCGCAAGCTCCGCGAGCTGGCCAACCCGGCGAAGGTCCTCATCGTCACCAGCTTCACCGAGCAGCGCACGGTGATCCCCGCGCTGCGGGCCGGTGCCTCGGGGTACGTCTACAAGGACGTCGACCCGGACGCCCTGGCCGGCGCCATCCGCTCCGTGCACGCCGGGCACGTCCTGCTCCAGCCCGAGGTCGCCACGGCGCTCCTGTCCCAGGAGGAGTCGAACAACGGCACGGGCCGCGGCGGCACCCTCACCGAGCGGGAGCGGGAGGTCCTCGGCCTGATCGCCGACGGCCGTTCCAACCGCGAGATCGCCCGGGCGCTGGTCCTCTCGGAGAAGACGGTGAAGACGCACGTCTCCAACATCCTCATGAAGCTGGACCTCGCCGACCGCACCCAGGCGGCCCTCTGGGCGGTCCGCCACGGCCTCACCGGCTGA
- a CDS encoding S-adenosylmethionine:tRNA ribosyltransferase-isomerase translates to MSVLEALRVPEELSARVPAEQRGAGRDDVRLMVSRGVAVSHHAFRELPGLLRAGDVLVVNTSPTLAAAVNGRLGGDAMVVHFSTRGDDGRWAVELRDPDGRGSTRPRPGGPAGGLVRLPGGAQLVLQEPVGAGAAGPVGVAGPARLWWASVAVDVPGLLARYGRPIRYGYTERDQPLAAYQTVFARPSRDGSGSAEMPSAARPFTAGMVAELVSRGVQVAPVTLHTGVASAEAHEPPYPERFEVPASTAWLVGAARAGGGRIVAVGTTAVRALESATGEDGVVRAASGWTDLVVTPGRGVRAVDGLLTGLHEPEASHLLMLEAVAGREALGRAYAEALRRLYLWHEFGDVHLLLPDEGAH, encoded by the coding sequence GTGAGCGTGCTGGAGGCCCTGCGGGTGCCGGAGGAGCTGTCCGCGCGGGTGCCGGCCGAGCAGCGGGGCGCGGGGCGGGACGACGTACGGCTGATGGTGTCGCGCGGGGTCGCGGTGTCGCACCACGCGTTCCGTGAGCTGCCGGGGCTGCTGCGGGCCGGGGACGTGCTGGTGGTGAACACCTCGCCGACGCTGGCGGCCGCGGTGAACGGGCGGCTGGGCGGGGACGCGATGGTCGTGCACTTCTCGACGCGGGGGGACGACGGGCGCTGGGCGGTGGAGCTGCGGGACCCGGACGGGCGGGGCAGTACGCGGCCGCGGCCGGGTGGTCCGGCGGGCGGGCTGGTGCGGCTGCCCGGCGGGGCGCAGCTGGTGCTCCAGGAGCCGGTGGGGGCGGGGGCCGCGGGGCCGGTGGGGGTGGCGGGGCCCGCGCGGCTGTGGTGGGCGTCGGTCGCGGTGGACGTGCCGGGGCTGCTGGCCCGCTACGGGCGGCCCATCCGGTACGGGTACACGGAGCGGGACCAGCCGCTGGCCGCGTACCAGACGGTCTTCGCCCGGCCGTCCCGGGACGGGTCCGGTTCGGCGGAGATGCCGAGCGCGGCGCGGCCCTTCACGGCGGGGATGGTGGCGGAGCTGGTGAGCCGGGGCGTGCAGGTGGCGCCGGTGACGCTGCACACGGGGGTGGCGTCGGCGGAGGCGCACGAGCCGCCGTATCCGGAGCGGTTCGAGGTGCCGGCGTCGACGGCGTGGCTGGTCGGGGCGGCGCGGGCGGGTGGCGGGCGCATCGTGGCGGTGGGGACGACGGCGGTGCGGGCGCTGGAGTCGGCGACGGGCGAGGACGGTGTGGTCCGTGCGGCGTCGGGCTGGACGGACCTGGTGGTCACGCCGGGGCGCGGGGTGCGGGCGGTGGACGGGCTGCTGACCGGGCTGCACGAGCCGGAGGCGTCGCACCTGCTGATGCTGGAGGCGGTGGCGGGCAGGGAGGCGCTGGGGCGGGCGTACGCCGAGGCGCTGAGGCGGCTCTACCTGTGGCACGAGTTCGGCGACGTCCATCTCCTCCTGCCGGACGAGGGGGCTCACTGA
- a CDS encoding FHA domain-containing protein: protein MGHGVPELVLELNGRTWTLDPSRSYNLGRDPQGDLVIDDARVSWRHATVSWNGRSWVIEDHGSTNGTYVQGQRIHQMEIGPGSAVHLGNATDGPRVSLTDAAAGAGAGAYSAQAAAPQVAAQAPAPQAAHQAPPQQAWQQQAPAAPHQQPAQQGWPQQAPAHQQPPQAHQAPAHQAPAQPHAPAAQPHVPHQQSGASEQYAQKVPGQGGGAPAAPVHAERSPTTFHQLAMGRVMRIGRALENELVVSDLQVSRHHAEFHATPDGRFEIRDLGSHNGTYVNGQPLAKSGSALIGPNDIVGVGHSTFRLVGDRLEEFVDTGEVSFSARHLTVTVDGGKQILKDVSFGVPEKSLVAVIGPSGSGKSTLLKALTGYRPANQGDVLYDNRNLYKQFAELRQRIGLVPQDDILHKELTVRTALKYAAKLRFPADTTAQEREARIDEVLRELKLDIHKTKKITALSGGQRKRVSVALELLTKPSLIFLDEPTSGLDPGMDRDVMQLLRGLADDGRTVLVVTHSVAELALCDKLLVMAPGGSVAYFGPPEEALNFFGYDTWADVFSAFENYRDYDWAGRWKGSQHYQMYAADLDAVAPQSVEMPSAQAMRPPKPQGWGAQLWTLIRRYVSVIASDKGFMALMVILPAVLGVVSTLISSDYGLRPSPRGTNGSAATILLILAVGACFAGAANSVRELIKERVIYERERATGLSRSAYLMSKVIVLGLITVIQGAIIGGIGFGMRDVPDEGLLFGSSLVRLELSLPIMALGFTSMMFGLIISSLVKTAEKTMPLLVMFAIIQVVFTGCLFTLHGQVGVNEFSYLMPSRWAVAAAGTTVELNKLFPNQDDPTDTDPLWDHEVGMWMADMGALLALGAICGVIVARLLRRHEPEVMRK, encoded by the coding sequence GTGGGGCATGGAGTGCCGGAACTCGTACTGGAATTGAACGGAAGGACCTGGACTCTCGATCCGTCCAGGTCGTACAACCTCGGACGTGATCCGCAGGGTGACCTGGTGATCGACGACGCCAGGGTCTCGTGGCGGCATGCCACGGTCAGCTGGAACGGCCGCAGTTGGGTCATCGAGGACCACGGCTCCACCAACGGCACGTATGTGCAGGGCCAGCGGATCCACCAGATGGAGATCGGCCCGGGTTCCGCCGTGCACCTCGGCAACGCGACCGACGGTCCCCGCGTGAGCCTGACCGACGCCGCGGCCGGTGCGGGAGCCGGCGCGTACAGCGCCCAGGCGGCCGCCCCGCAGGTGGCCGCCCAGGCCCCTGCCCCGCAGGCCGCGCACCAGGCCCCGCCGCAGCAGGCCTGGCAGCAGCAGGCCCCGGCCGCCCCGCACCAGCAGCCCGCCCAGCAGGGCTGGCCCCAGCAGGCGCCCGCGCACCAGCAGCCGCCGCAGGCCCACCAGGCCCCGGCGCACCAGGCCCCGGCCCAGCCGCACGCCCCGGCCGCCCAGCCGCACGTCCCGCACCAGCAGTCCGGTGCGAGCGAGCAGTACGCGCAGAAGGTGCCGGGCCAGGGCGGCGGCGCCCCGGCCGCGCCGGTGCACGCCGAGCGCAGCCCGACTACCTTCCACCAGCTCGCGATGGGCCGCGTGATGCGGATCGGTCGTGCGCTGGAGAACGAGCTGGTGGTCTCCGACCTCCAGGTCTCGCGCCACCACGCCGAGTTCCACGCCACGCCCGACGGCCGGTTCGAGATCCGCGACCTCGGCTCGCACAACGGCACGTACGTCAACGGCCAGCCGCTCGCCAAGTCCGGCTCCGCGCTCATCGGCCCCAACGACATCGTCGGCGTCGGTCACTCGACCTTCCGGCTCGTCGGTGACCGGCTCGAGGAGTTCGTCGACACCGGTGAGGTCTCCTTCTCCGCCCGCCACCTCACCGTCACGGTCGACGGCGGCAAGCAGATCCTGAAGGACGTCTCCTTCGGCGTCCCGGAGAAGTCGCTCGTCGCGGTCATCGGCCCGTCCGGTTCCGGCAAGTCGACGCTGCTCAAGGCGCTCACCGGCTACCGCCCCGCCAACCAGGGCGACGTCCTCTACGACAACCGGAACCTGTACAAGCAGTTCGCCGAGCTGCGTCAGCGCATCGGTCTGGTCCCGCAGGACGACATCCTGCACAAGGAGCTGACCGTCCGCACCGCGCTCAAGTACGCGGCCAAGCTGCGCTTCCCGGCGGACACCACCGCCCAGGAGCGCGAGGCGCGGATCGACGAGGTCCTGCGCGAGCTGAAGCTCGACATCCACAAGACCAAGAAGATCACCGCGCTCTCCGGCGGCCAGCGCAAGCGCGTGTCCGTCGCCCTGGAGTTGCTGACGAAGCCGTCGCTGATCTTCCTGGACGAGCCGACCTCGGGCCTCGACCCGGGCATGGACCGCGACGTCATGCAGCTGCTGCGCGGGCTGGCCGACGACGGCCGTACGGTCCTCGTCGTGACCCACTCGGTCGCCGAGCTGGCGCTCTGCGACAAGCTGCTGGTCATGGCGCCCGGTGGCTCGGTGGCGTACTTCGGCCCGCCGGAGGAGGCGCTCAACTTCTTCGGCTACGACACCTGGGCGGACGTCTTCTCCGCCTTCGAGAACTACCGCGACTACGACTGGGCGGGCCGCTGGAAGGGCTCGCAGCACTACCAGATGTACGCCGCGGACCTGGACGCGGTCGCCCCGCAGTCGGTGGAGATGCCGTCGGCGCAGGCGATGCGCCCGCCCAAGCCGCAGGGCTGGGGCGCGCAGCTCTGGACGCTGATCCGCCGATACGTCTCGGTGATCGCCTCCGACAAGGGCTTCATGGCCCTGATGGTGATCCTGCCGGCCGTCCTCGGTGTGGTCTCCACGCTGATCAGCTCGGACTACGGGCTGCGGCCCAGCCCGCGCGGTACGAACGGCAGCGCGGCGACGATCCTGCTGATCCTCGCGGTGGGTGCCTGCTTCGCCGGCGCCGCCAACTCCGTACGAGAACTGATCAAGGAACGGGTCATCTACGAACGGGAACGGGCCACGGGCCTGTCACGTTCGGCGTATCTGATGTCGAAGGTGATCGTCCTCGGTCTGATCACCGTCATCCAGGGCGCGATCATCGGCGGCATCGGCTTCGGCATGCGGGACGTGCCGGACGAGGGCCTGCTCTTCGGCTCCTCCCTGGTGCGACTGGAACTGAGCCTGCCGATCATGGCGCTCGGCTTCACCTCGATGATGTTCGGCCTGATCATCTCCTCGCTGGTGAAGACCGCCGAGAAGACGATGCCGCTGCTGGTGATGTTCGCGATCATCCAGGTGGTGTTCACGGGCTGCCTGTTCACCCTGCACGGCCAGGTCGGCGTCAACGAGTTCTCCTACCTGATGCCGTCCCGCTGGGCCGTCGCCGCCGCCGGTACGACGGTGGAGCTCAACAAGCTCTTCCCCAACCAGGACGACCCCACCGACACGGACCCGCTGTGGGACCACGAGGTGGGCATGTGGATGGCCGACATGGGCGCGCTCCTGGCGCTCGGCGCCATCTGCGGTGTGATCGTGGCGCGCCTGCTGCGCCGCCACGAGCCCGAGGTCATGCGCAAGTAA
- the serB gene encoding phosphoserine phosphatase SerB — translation MSASQTPDVPTVLVKIFGKDRPGITAGLFDTLAAFSVDVVDIEQVVTRGRIVLCALVTAPTVTSEGELRATVHSWAESLKLQAEIISGTGDNRPRGSGRSHVTVLGHPLTAENTAAIAASITGTGGNIDRIFRLAKYPVTAVEFAVSGAETARLRTALATQAHEIGVDVAVVSAGLHRRAQRLVVMDVDSTLIQDEVIELFAAHAGCEEEVAEVTARAMRGELDFEQSLHARVALLAGLDASVVDKVRSEVRLTSGARTLIRTLKRLGYQVGVVSGGFTQVTDDLKVRLGLDFASANTLEVVDGKLTGRVTGEIVDRAGKARLLRRFAAEAGVPLAQTVAIGDGANDLDMLNTAGLGVAFNAKPVVRRAAHTAVNVPFLDTVLYLLGITREEVEAADADADAEPLQGA, via the coding sequence ATGAGCGCATCGCAGACCCCTGACGTTCCCACCGTTCTCGTCAAGATCTTCGGCAAGGACCGCCCGGGTATCACCGCCGGACTGTTCGACACCCTCGCCGCCTTCTCCGTCGACGTGGTCGACATCGAACAGGTCGTGACCCGTGGCCGCATCGTCCTGTGCGCGCTCGTCACGGCGCCGACCGTGACGAGCGAGGGGGAGCTGCGCGCCACGGTGCACAGCTGGGCCGAGTCCCTGAAGCTCCAGGCGGAGATCATTTCCGGTACGGGTGACAACCGGCCCCGCGGCTCCGGCCGGTCGCACGTCACCGTGCTCGGGCACCCGCTGACGGCCGAGAACACGGCGGCCATAGCGGCCTCCATCACCGGAACGGGCGGCAACATCGACCGCATCTTCCGGCTCGCGAAGTACCCGGTGACGGCCGTGGAGTTCGCCGTGTCGGGCGCCGAGACGGCACGGCTGCGCACCGCGCTGGCCACGCAGGCCCACGAGATCGGCGTAGACGTGGCCGTGGTCTCGGCGGGCCTGCACCGCAGGGCGCAGCGGCTGGTCGTCATGGACGTGGACTCGACGCTCATCCAGGACGAGGTGATCGAGCTCTTCGCGGCCCACGCGGGCTGTGAGGAGGAGGTCGCCGAGGTGACGGCGCGGGCGATGCGCGGCGAGCTGGACTTCGAGCAGTCCCTGCACGCGCGGGTGGCCCTGCTGGCCGGGCTCGACGCGTCGGTCGTCGACAAGGTGCGGTCCGAGGTCCGGCTGACGTCGGGTGCGCGCACCCTGATCCGTACGCTGAAGCGGCTCGGCTATCAGGTCGGTGTGGTGTCGGGCGGCTTCACCCAGGTCACGGACGACCTGAAGGTCCGGCTGGGGCTGGACTTCGCGTCGGCCAACACGCTGGAGGTCGTGGACGGCAAGCTGACCGGCCGGGTGACCGGCGAGATCGTCGACCGGGCCGGAAAGGCACGGCTCCTGCGCCGGTTCGCCGCCGAGGCCGGTGTACCGCTCGCGCAGACGGTGGCGATCGGCGACGGCGCCAACGACCTGGACATGCTGAACACGGCAGGCCTGGGCGTGGCCTTCAACGCCAAGCCGGTGGTGCGCCGGGCGGCCCACACCGCCGTCAACGTGCCGTTCCTGGACACGGTGCTCTACCTGCTGGGCATCACGCGCGAAGAGGTCGAGGCCGCGGACGCGGACGCGGACGCGGAGCCGCTCCAGGGGGCCTAG
- a CDS encoding NfeD family protein: MDIDAWVWWLIGAVGLGIPLVLTAMPELGMLSVGAIAGALTASLGFGLVAQVVVFAAVSVALIAVVRPIAARHRDGRPQHATNVDALRGRQAVVLERVDGSGGRIKLAGEIWSARALDTDQVFEPGRQVDVVEIDGATAVVM; this comes from the coding sequence GTGGACATCGACGCATGGGTCTGGTGGCTGATCGGCGCGGTGGGGCTCGGCATCCCGCTCGTGCTGACCGCGATGCCGGAATTGGGAATGCTGTCCGTCGGGGCGATCGCCGGAGCCCTCACCGCGAGCCTCGGCTTCGGCCTGGTGGCCCAGGTGGTGGTCTTCGCCGCCGTCTCCGTCGCGCTCATCGCCGTGGTACGCCCCATCGCGGCCCGCCACCGCGACGGACGGCCACAACACGCCACCAACGTCGACGCCTTGCGGGGCCGGCAGGCCGTCGTGCTCGAACGCGTCGACGGCAGCGGGGGCCGCATCAAACTGGCCGGTGAGATCTGGTCCGCCCGCGCCCTCGACACCGACCAGGTCTTCGAACCCGGCCGGCAGGTCGACGTGGTCGAGATCGACGGAGCGACCGCCGTGGTGATGTGA
- a CDS encoding ABC transporter ATP-binding protein yields MSDVLELVDVSVVRDGRALVDDVSWSVKEGERWAILGPNGAGKTTLLNVASSYLFPSSGTARILGDQLGKVDVFDLRPRIGMAGIAMADKLPKRQTVLETVLTAAYGMTATWNEDYDTVDEDRARAFLDRLGMTEFLDRTFGTLSEGERKRTLIARAMMTDPELLLLDEPAAGLDLGGREDLVRRLGRLARDPYAPSMVMVTHHVEEIPPGFTHVLMIRQGKVLAAGPVEMELTSRNLSHCFGLPLVVERVGDRYTAQGLPLA; encoded by the coding sequence ATGAGCGATGTACTGGAGCTGGTGGACGTATCCGTGGTCCGCGACGGACGTGCTCTGGTGGACGACGTCTCCTGGTCGGTCAAGGAAGGCGAGCGCTGGGCCATCCTCGGGCCCAACGGCGCCGGCAAGACCACCCTCCTCAACGTCGCCTCCAGCTACCTCTTCCCGAGCTCCGGCACCGCCCGCATCCTGGGCGACCAGCTCGGCAAGGTCGACGTCTTCGACCTCCGCCCCCGCATCGGCATGGCCGGGATCGCGATGGCCGACAAGCTGCCCAAGCGGCAGACCGTCCTGGAAACCGTCCTCACCGCCGCGTACGGAATGACCGCGACCTGGAACGAGGACTACGACACCGTCGACGAGGACCGCGCCCGCGCCTTCCTCGACCGCCTCGGCATGACCGAGTTCCTCGACCGCACATTCGGCACCCTCTCCGAGGGCGAGCGCAAGCGCACCCTGATCGCCCGCGCCATGATGACCGACCCCGAACTGCTGCTCCTCGACGAGCCCGCCGCCGGCCTCGACCTCGGCGGCCGCGAGGACCTGGTGCGCCGCCTCGGCCGCCTCGCCCGCGACCCGTACGCCCCCTCCATGGTGATGGTCACCCACCACGTCGAGGAGATCCCGCCGGGCTTCACCCACGTCCTGATGATCCGTCAGGGCAAGGTGCTCGCCGCCGGCCCGGTGGAGATGGAACTGACCTCCCGCAACCTCTCCCACTGCTTCGGCCTGCCGCTCGTCGTCGAGCGCGTCGGCGACCGCTACACCGCCCAGGGCCTGCCGCTCGCCTGA
- a CDS encoding SDR family NAD(P)-dependent oxidoreductase — protein sequence MAVAMITGASKGLGRALAAGLAREGWDLVLDARDASVLRESAREARVHGTRVVAVPGDVTDGWHRAALVAAARELGGLDLLVSNASALGAEPLVRLHGLPLEGLRAALETNVVAALGLVQEALPLLRASGGGTVIAVSSDAAAEAYETWGGYGASKAALDRLMAVLAVEEPDLRVWAVDPGDMATDLYRAAVPGDEEPRPAPETVVPGFLRLLADRPASGRYAAPALLGVEA from the coding sequence ATGGCCGTAGCGATGATCACGGGTGCTTCGAAGGGGCTGGGCCGGGCGTTGGCCGCCGGGCTCGCCCGGGAGGGCTGGGACCTGGTGCTGGACGCCAGGGACGCGTCGGTCCTGCGGGAGAGCGCGCGGGAGGCGCGGGTCCACGGGACGCGGGTGGTGGCCGTGCCCGGGGACGTCACGGACGGGTGGCACCGTGCGGCGCTGGTGGCGGCCGCGCGGGAGCTGGGCGGGCTGGACCTGCTGGTGAGCAATGCGAGCGCGCTGGGTGCCGAGCCGCTGGTGCGGCTGCACGGGCTGCCCCTGGAGGGGCTGCGGGCGGCGCTGGAGACCAATGTGGTGGCCGCTCTGGGGCTGGTGCAGGAGGCGCTGCCGCTGCTGCGGGCGAGCGGGGGCGGAACGGTGATCGCGGTCAGTTCGGACGCGGCGGCGGAGGCGTACGAGACATGGGGCGGGTACGGGGCGTCGAAGGCGGCGCTCGACCGGCTCATGGCGGTCCTGGCGGTGGAGGAGCCGGACCTGAGGGTGTGGGCGGTCGATCCGGGCGACATGGCCACGGATCTGTACCGGGCCGCCGTGCCGGGTGACGAGGAGCCGCGGCCCGCCCCGGAGACGGTGGTGCCGGGGTTCCTGCGGCTGCTGGCGGACCGGCCGGCGAGCGGGCGGTACGCGGCCCCCGCGCTGCTGGGGGTGGAGGCGTGA
- a CDS encoding SPFH domain-containing protein, with product MPSVIIVLVILVVLVFIALIKTIQVIPQASAAIVERFGRYTRTLNAGLNIVVPFIDSIRNRIDLREQVVPFPPQPVITQDNLVVNIDTVIYYQVTDARAATYEVASYIQAIEQLTVTTLRNIIGGMDLERTLTSREEINAALRGVLDEATGKWGIRVNRVELKAIEPPTSIQDSMEKQMRADRDKRAAILTAEGIRQSQILTAEGEKQSAILRAEGEAKAAALRAEGEAQAVRTVFEAIHAGDPDQKLLSYQYLQMLPKIAEGDANKLWIVPSEIGDALKGLSGAFGNLGSGAPGFNTGGTGGSGKERPPAQRREEPPVD from the coding sequence ATGCCATCAGTCATCATCGTCCTGGTCATCCTGGTGGTGCTCGTCTTCATCGCCCTGATCAAGACGATCCAGGTCATCCCGCAGGCCAGCGCCGCCATCGTCGAGCGCTTCGGCCGCTACACCCGCACCCTCAACGCGGGACTGAACATCGTCGTCCCGTTCATCGACTCGATCCGCAACCGGATCGACCTGCGTGAACAGGTCGTCCCCTTCCCGCCCCAGCCGGTGATCACCCAGGACAACCTGGTCGTGAACATCGACACCGTCATCTACTACCAGGTGACCGACGCCCGCGCCGCGACCTACGAAGTCGCCAGCTACATCCAGGCGATCGAGCAGCTCACCGTCACCACCCTCCGCAACATCATCGGCGGCATGGACCTGGAGCGGACCCTCACCTCCCGCGAGGAGATCAACGCGGCCCTCCGCGGCGTACTCGACGAAGCCACCGGCAAGTGGGGCATCCGCGTCAACCGCGTCGAGCTGAAGGCCATCGAGCCTCCGACCTCCATCCAGGACTCGATGGAGAAGCAGATGCGCGCCGACCGCGACAAGCGCGCCGCGATCCTCACCGCCGAAGGCATCCGCCAGTCGCAGATCCTCACCGCCGAGGGTGAGAAGCAGTCCGCGATCCTCCGCGCGGAAGGCGAGGCCAAGGCCGCCGCCCTCCGCGCCGAGGGCGAGGCCCAGGCCGTCCGCACGGTCTTCGAGGCCATCCACGCCGGCGACCCCGACCAGAAGCTCCTCTCCTACCAGTACCTCCAGATGCTCCCGAAGATCGCCGAGGGTGACGCCAACAAGCTCTGGATCGTGCCCAGCGAGATCGGCGACGCCCTCAAGGGCCTGTCCGGCGCCTTCGGCAACCTCGGCAGCGGCGCCCCCGGCTTCAACACCGGCGGCACCGGCGGCAGCGGCAAGGAGCGCCCCCCGGCCCAGCGCCGCGAAGAGCCCCCGGTCGACTGA
- a CDS encoding GAF domain-containing sensor histidine kinase — MTDRPPRSGLAAVSTALLAMSRQMEVRDVLKTIVASARELLDAEYAALGVPDDHGGFAQFVVDGVSEEQWKAIGPLPRQHGILAAMLHEAKPERLADVRQDPRFEGWPSAHPDMSDFLGLPVRDGDETLGALFLANKRCPGGRTPQGGCGFTEDDEELLGILAQHAAIALTNARLYERSRELTIAEERSRLAHELHDAVSQKLFSLRLTAQAAAALVDRDPARAKGELHQVAVLAAEAADELRAAVVELRPAALDEDGLVHTLRTQIQVLDRAHTASVTFDTCGVRALPAAQEEAVLRVAQEALHNALRHSGAERVAVSLVRRGQGALLSVTDDGKGFEPRTVRRAGRHLGLVSMRDRAGGVGGTLDVQSAPGKGTTIEMEVPGG; from the coding sequence ATGACCGATCGACCGCCCCGCTCCGGCCTCGCCGCCGTCAGCACCGCCCTGCTCGCGATGAGCAGGCAGATGGAGGTGCGCGACGTCCTCAAGACGATCGTCGCCTCCGCCCGCGAGCTGCTCGACGCCGAGTACGCGGCCCTGGGCGTGCCCGACGACCACGGAGGGTTCGCCCAGTTCGTCGTGGACGGCGTCAGCGAGGAGCAGTGGAAGGCGATCGGCCCGCTGCCGCGCCAGCACGGCATCCTCGCGGCGATGCTCCACGAGGCGAAGCCCGAGCGCCTCGCCGACGTCCGCCAGGACCCCCGCTTCGAGGGCTGGCCCTCCGCCCACCCCGACATGTCCGACTTCCTCGGCCTGCCCGTCCGGGACGGCGACGAGACGCTCGGCGCCCTGTTCCTGGCGAACAAGCGCTGCCCCGGAGGCCGCACCCCGCAAGGCGGCTGCGGCTTCACCGAGGACGACGAGGAGCTGCTCGGCATCCTCGCCCAGCACGCCGCCATAGCCCTCACCAACGCCCGGCTGTACGAACGCAGCCGCGAGCTCACCATCGCCGAGGAGCGCTCCCGGCTCGCCCACGAGCTGCACGACGCCGTCAGCCAGAAGCTCTTCTCGCTCAGGCTCACCGCCCAGGCCGCCGCCGCCCTCGTCGACCGCGACCCCGCCCGCGCCAAGGGCGAGCTCCACCAGGTCGCCGTCCTCGCCGCCGAAGCCGCCGACGAGCTGCGCGCCGCGGTCGTCGAACTGCGCCCCGCCGCGCTCGACGAGGACGGCCTGGTCCACACCCTCCGCACGCAGATCCAGGTCCTGGACCGCGCCCACACCGCGAGCGTCACCTTCGACACCTGCGGCGTACGGGCGCTGCCCGCCGCCCAGGAGGAGGCCGTCCTCCGCGTCGCCCAGGAGGCGCTGCACAACGCCCTGCGCCACTCCGGGGCCGAGCGCGTCGCCGTGTCCCTGGTACGCCGCGGCCAGGGCGCCCTGCTCAGCGTCACCGACGACGGCAAGGGCTTCGAACCCCGCACCGTCCGCCGGGCGGGCCGACACCTCGGACTGGTCTCGATGCGCGACCGGGCCGGCGGCGTCGGCGGAACGCTCGACGTCCAGTCCGCGCCCGGCAAGGGCACCACGATCGAGATGGAGGTCCCCGGTGGCTGA
- a CDS encoding chaplin yields the protein MKNLKKAAAVTMVAGGLVAAAAGAASATSGAHADGAAIGSPGVGSGNLVQVPVHVPVNVSGNSVSVIGLLNPAFGNTAVNH from the coding sequence GTGAAGAACCTGAAGAAGGCCGCTGCTGTCACCATGGTCGCCGGCGGGCTCGTGGCCGCCGCCGCGGGCGCCGCGTCCGCCACCAGCGGTGCGCACGCGGACGGCGCTGCCATCGGGTCGCCCGGCGTCGGCTCCGGCAACCTCGTCCAGGTCCCGGTCCACGTCCCGGTGAACGTCTCGGGCAACAGCGTCAGCGTCATCGGCCTGCTGAACCCGGCCTTCGGCAACACCGCCGTCAACCACTGA
- a CDS encoding transglycosylase SLT domain-containing protein, whose amino-acid sequence MSAFSTRPGFSRLKKNHKLSLAGVATLSAAALAFSIVPGNDAAAETEPQAVAAAPAAAPVALTSTQNKPLHLGITEQQTTIELKAKADAAAAKAKAQAAAKAKADAAAKAKAEAAAKKRAAAKAAASRAAARKPVFANNLDGWIREAMSIMKKHNIPGSYEGIHRNIMRESSGNPRAINNWDINAINGVPSKGLLQVIYPTFKAYHVPGTKFDQYDPVANIVAACNYAADRYGSMDNVNSAY is encoded by the coding sequence ATGTCCGCGTTCAGCACCCGTCCCGGCTTCAGCCGTCTCAAGAAGAACCACAAGCTCTCCCTCGCCGGCGTGGCGACGCTGAGCGCCGCCGCGCTCGCGTTCTCCATCGTTCCCGGCAACGACGCCGCCGCCGAGACCGAGCCGCAGGCGGTCGCCGCGGCCCCGGCCGCCGCCCCGGTGGCGCTCACCAGCACGCAGAACAAGCCGCTGCACCTCGGCATCACCGAGCAGCAGACCACCATCGAGCTGAAGGCCAAGGCGGACGCCGCCGCGGCCAAGGCGAAGGCGCAGGCCGCCGCGAAGGCCAAGGCCGACGCCGCCGCCAAGGCGAAGGCCGAGGCAGCCGCGAAGAAGCGCGCCGCCGCCAAGGCCGCCGCGAGCCGCGCCGCCGCCCGCAAGCCGGTGTTCGCCAACAACCTCGACGGCTGGATCCGCGAGGCCATGTCGATCATGAAGAAGCACAACATCCCGGGCAGCTACGAGGGCATCCACCGCAACATCATGCGGGAGTCCAGCGGTAACCCCCGGGCCATCAACAACTGGGACATCAACGCCATCAACGGCGTTCCGTCCAAGGGCCTGCTCCAGGTCATCTACCCGACCTTCAAGGCCTACCACGTGCCGGGCACCAAGTTCGACCAGTACGACCCGGTCGCCAACATCGTCGCCGCCTGCAACTACGCGGCCGACCGCTACGGCTCCATGGACAACGTGAACAGCGCCTACTGA